In Phragmites australis chromosome 17, lpPhrAust1.1, whole genome shotgun sequence, the following are encoded in one genomic region:
- the LOC133897580 gene encoding protein unc-13 homolog encodes MARLFRESRRDSATSSSSNGFLPPAAAAAPASSSALPSPFPDLGVPLAAADLREAAYEVLVAASRTTGGKPLTYIPQASSAAPASPASSTSSASSASLQRSLTSAAASKMKKALGLRSSASSKGVGSPGSGGGKAAPPRRPATVGELMRVQMRVSEPADSRIRRGLLRIAASQLGRRAESMVLPLEFLQQFKVSDFPDPQEYEAWRSRNLKLLEAGLLLHPLVPLNKSDTSAQRLRQIIRGAYDRPLETGKNSESMQVLRTSVMSLAGRSHDGTSDGCHWADGFPLNLHLYQMLVEACFDNDDGTVVDEIDEVMELLKKTWVILGINEMIHNLCFTWALFNHFVISGQVDIELLSAAENQLAEVVRDAKTTKDPNYCKVLSATLSSIMGWTEKRLLAYHETFNTSNIESMQGIVSIGVSAARVLVEDISNEYRRRRKEETDVARSRVETYIRSSLRTAFAQRMEEADSKRSSRNPTPVLSILAKDIGDLAIKEKNLYSPILKTWHPLASGVAVATLHSCYGNELKQFVAGLTELTPDTVQVLKAADKLEKDLVNIAVEDSVDSDDGGKSLIREMPPYEAENAIANLVKVWIKERVDRLKGWVDRNLKQETWNPGANRENVAPSSVEMLRVIGETLDAFFELPIPMHPALLPDLTAVLDRSLQLYVSKAKSGCGTRNSFMPQLPPLTRCEVGSKLLFKKKEKPQNLQVRVSQNGAMHGNDPLGLPQLCVRLNTLQYIRGELENLEKKIKTCLRNVESAQADSTDGLDIKFELCQAACQEGIQQICETTAYKVTFYDLGHVLWDTLYVSDPASNRVEVLLRELDPILETISGMVHNKVRNRAITALMKATFDGFLLVLLSGGPLRAFTRQDSQIIEDDFRALRDLYLADGDGLPEELVDKASSQIKNVLPLFRADSESLIDRFKRMMVESNRSASKHRLPLPPTTGHWSPNEPNTVLRVLCYRNDETATKFLKKTYNLPKKI; translated from the exons aTGGCTCGCCTGTTCCGCGAGTCCCGCCGCGActcggccacctcctcctcctccaacggCTTCCTCCcgcccgctgccgccgccgcgccggcctcctcctccgccctcCCCTCGCCGTTCCCGGACCTCGGGGTGCCGCTCGCGGCCGCGGACCTCCGGGAGGCGGCCTACGAGGTGCTCGTCGCCGCCTCCCGCACCACCGGCGGCAAGCCCCTCACCTACATCCCCCAGGCGTCATCGGCGGCGCCGGCCTCCCCGGCCTCGTCCACGTCCTCCGCCTCATCCGCCTCGCTCCAGCGCTCcctcacctccgccgccgccagcaaGATGAAAAAGGCGCTCGGGCTCCGCTCCTCGGCCTCCTCCAAGGGGGTCGGCAGCcccgggagcggcggcggcaaggcggCACCCCCGCGCCGGCCGGCCACTGTCGGAGAGCTCATGCGGGTGCAGATGCGCGTGTCCGAGCCCGCCGACTCCAGGATCCGCAGGGGGCTCCTCCGCATCGCCGCCAGTCAG CTTGGCAGACGTGCGGAATCTATGGTCTTGCCCTTGGAGTTCCTGCAGCAATTCAAGGTATCAGATTTCCCTGATCCTCAAGAGTACGAGGCATGGCGGAGTAGGAATTTGAAGCTTCTTGAGGCTGGTTTGCTTCTTCACCCACTTGTTCCATTGAACAAATCAGACACTTCCGCACAACGGTTGAGACAAATTATACGTGGCGCGTATGATAGGCCACTTGAAACTGGAAAAAACTCCGAGTCAATGCAGGTCCTACGTACTTCTGTTATGTCCCTTGCCGGAAGATCTCATGATGGTACCTCTGACGGATGCCACTGGGCAGATGGTTTCCCCTTGAATCTCCACCTCTACCAAATGTTGGTAGAAGCTTGCTTTGATAATGATGATGGAACTGTGGTTGATGAGATTGATGAGGTGATGGAGCTCTTGAAGAAGACCTGGGTTATTCTTGGAATTAATGAGATGATCCACAATCTTTGCTTTACTTGGGCATTGTTCAACCATTTTGTTATATCAGGTCAAGTAGATATCGAGCTTCTTTCTGCTGCGGAGAATCAGTTAGCTGAAGTTGTTAGGGATGCCAAAACCACAAAAGATCCAAATTACTGTAAAGTATTGAGTGCAACATTAAGCTCGATAATGGGTTGGACAgaaaaaagacttctagcataCCATGAAACCTTCAATACAAGTAATATTGAGTCTATGCAAGGCATTGTCTCAATTGGAGTGTCAGCTGCAAGGGTGCTTGTTGAAGATATATCTAATGAATACCGTCGTAGGAGGAAAGAAGAGACTGATGTAGCTCGCAGCAGGGTAGAGACTTACATAAGGTCTTCACTCCGTACAGCTTTTGCTCAA AGAATGGAAGAAGCAGATTCAAAGCGATCATCAAGAAACCCTACTCCAGTTCTGTCTATCCTTGCAAAGGACATTGGTGACCTAGCAATTAAGGAGAAGAATTTGTACAGTCCAATACTGAAGACATGGCATCCTCTTGCTTCAGGTGTTGCTGTTGCAACCCTTCATTCTTGTTATGGAAATGAGCTAAAGCAGTTTGTAGCTGGGCTTACAGAGCTGACCCCAGATACAGTTCAAGTGCTAAAAGCTGCAGACAAATTAGAGAAGGATCTTGTTAATATTGCTGTCGAAGATTCTGTGGATAGTGATGATGGTGGCAAGTCATTAATTAGAGAGATGCCACCATATGAAGCTGAAAATGCAATTGCTAATCTGGTGAAAGTGTGGATAAAAGAAAGGGTGGACAGACTCAAGGGATGGGTTGACCGGAATTTAAAACAAGAG ACTTGGAATCCAGGTGCCAACAGGGAGAATGTTGCTCCCTCTTCTGTGGAGATGCTTCGGGTTATTGGTGAAACGTTGGATGCATTCTTTGAATTACCTATACCAATGCATCCAGCTCTTCTTCCTGATCTGACAGCTGTACTCGATAGAAGCCTACAGCTTTACGTGTCTAAAGCAAAATCTGGCTGTG GTACACGGAATTCTTTTATGCCCCAACTACCTCCGTTAACACGATGCGAGGTTGGCTCTAAGTTATTAttcaagaaaaaggagaaaccACAGAATCTGCAGGTTCGTGTATCACAAAATGGAGCAATGCATGGAAATGATCCCTTGGGGCTTCCTCAACTCTGTGTACGCTTGAATACGCTTCAGTACATCCGAGGGGAGCTCGAGAATCTAGAGAAGAAGATAAAAACGTGCTTGCGAAATGTTGAGTCAGCTCAGGCAGATAGTACTGATGGATTGGACATCAAGTTTGAGCTCTGTCAGGCAGCCTGTCAAGAAGGCATTCAGCAGATTTGTGAGACGACTGCATATAAGGTGACATTCTATGACTTGGGCCATGTTCTCTGGGATACCCTTTATGTTAGTGACCCTGCATCAAACAGAGTGGAGGTGCTGTTGAGAGAGCTTGACCCTATCCTTGAGACGATATCTGGTATGGTGCACAATAAAGTGCGGAACCGTGCTATAACTGCACTGATGAAAGCAActtttgatggtttcttactgGTGCTTCTTTCTGGCGGGCCTTTGCGTGCTTTTACCCGTCAAGACTCTCAGATAATAGAAGATGATTTCAGGGCCCTGAGAGATCTGTATTTAGCAGATGGGGATGGTTTGCCAGAGGAGTTAGTTGACAAGGCATCCTCCCAGATCAAGAATGTCCTTCCCCTTTTTAGAGCAGACTCTGAAAGCCTCATTGATCGATTCAAACGCATGATGGTTGAATCAAATCGATCTGCGTCCAAGCATAGATTACCATTGCCTCCAACAACGGGGCATTGGAGCCCGAATGAGCCCAACACAGTCCTGCGAGTTCTGTGCTACCGGAATGATGAGACAGCTACAAAGTTCCTCAAGAAAACTTATAATCTACCGAAGAAGATTTGA
- the LOC133896635 gene encoding protein SAWADEE HOMEODOMAIN HOMOLOG 2-like has product MERRSSVRFSPSEIARMEKLAADRKERVFDGNFCQMLAGEFNRSAGRAGSRALQATQVQEWFLNKFPAATTKPTCLPTASQEKALASEVNVSVSEEKAAASEEKAAASEGKLLAPDTSISNNEDEVSHDFPIETRDKVPELEELEFEAKSAKDSAWYDIAIFLAHRRNKLGEVEVRVRYEGFGADEDEWVNVKKSIRQRSIPLESSQCRNIVEGDLVLCFREGNEEALHFDAHVLEIQRKQHDIRGCRCVFLVEYDHDQVQERVSLRRLSRRPKYF; this is encoded by the exons ATGGAGCGGCGGTCCTCCGTCCGCTTCTCTCCCTCCGAG ATTGCAAGGATGGAGAAGTTGGCTGCAGACAGAAAAGAGCGAGTCTTTGATGGTAATTTCTGCCAGATGCTTGCAGGAGAATTTAA TCGGTCTGCAGGTCGAGCTGGAAGTAGAGCATTACAGGCTACACAG GTTCAAGAATGGTTCCTTAATAAGTTTCCTGCAGCAACCACTAAACCTACTTGCTTGCCTACTGCTTCCCAAGAAAAGGCTTTAGCCTCAGAAGTAAATGTGTCAGTTTCTGAAGAAAAGGCTGCTGCATCTGAAGAAAAGGCTGCAGCTTCTGAAGGAAAACTTTTAGCTCCTGATACAAGTATTTCAAACAACGAGGATGAGGTTTCTCATGATTTTCCCATAG AAACTAGAGATAAGGTTCCTGAACTTGAAGAGCTGGAGTTTGAGGCTAAATCAGCAAAAGATTCTGCTTG GTACGACATTGCCATTTTCTTGGCACACAGGAGGAACAAGTTGGGTGAAGTA GAAGTCCGGGTGAGGTACGAGGGCTTTGGGGCTGATGAGGATGAGTGGGTGAATGTCAAGAAGTCTATCCGTCAGCGCTCCATTCCACTGGAGTCCTCACAGTGTAGAAACATTGTCGAAGGCGATCTTGTCCTCTGCTTCAGG GAGGGAAACGAAGAAGCATTGCATTTCGATGCGCATGTTCTGGAAATTCAGCGGAAGCAGCATGATATTAGGGGATGCAGATGTGTATTCCTTGTCGAATATGATCATGATCAAGTTCAG GAGAGGGTGAGCCTGAGAAGATTGTCCCGGCGGCCAAAGTACTTCTGA